One Armatimonadota bacterium DNA segment encodes these proteins:
- a CDS encoding urate hydroxylase PuuD → MPELALEWLGLLLRWIHVIAGIMWIGDSLLFMWIDSHLSPDPQGRREVTGVTWLLHGGGYYHLEKRLLVPGQVPPRLRWFWLEATTTWISGFLLLIVVYYMSADVMMVDPAVAALTPRRAVAFGLGMLAGGWLAYDLLWRSGLRHRPAVALALSGAALAGLIYAATSLLSARAAYLQVGATLGTIMAANVWVHILPPQWRMLQAARAGRPVDYALGVHAKTRSTHNTYITFPVIFTMLSQHFPAVYAARPPWLVLLLFVVAGAGARHLMLVGWRSGRATAAVTAAALVGVVYLTAAPVLSRRAAPPQPAEVPALADVRAVIVRRCAVCHSDTPTMPGVAAPPGHVRMDTPGQIRSLAARIRARAVEQRTMPPGNITGITDDERDLLRRWIDAGAPLR, encoded by the coding sequence ATGCCCGAGCTGGCGCTGGAGTGGCTGGGCCTGCTGCTGCGCTGGATCCACGTGATCGCCGGCATCATGTGGATCGGCGACTCCCTGCTGTTCATGTGGATCGACAGCCACCTCTCCCCCGACCCGCAGGGGCGGCGGGAGGTAACCGGGGTCACCTGGCTGCTCCACGGAGGCGGCTACTACCATCTGGAAAAGCGCCTGCTCGTCCCCGGCCAGGTTCCTCCCCGGCTGCGGTGGTTCTGGCTGGAAGCGACCACCACCTGGATCTCGGGCTTCCTGCTGCTGATCGTGGTCTACTATATGAGCGCCGACGTCATGATGGTCGACCCGGCCGTGGCGGCGCTGACCCCCCGCCGGGCGGTGGCGTTCGGCCTGGGGATGCTGGCCGGAGGGTGGCTGGCCTACGACCTGTTGTGGCGCAGCGGCCTACGGCATCGGCCCGCGGTGGCGCTGGCCCTGTCCGGAGCCGCGCTGGCCGGGCTGATCTACGCGGCCACGAGCCTGCTCAGCGCCCGGGCGGCGTACCTGCAGGTGGGGGCGACGCTGGGCACCATCATGGCGGCCAACGTCTGGGTGCACATCCTGCCCCCCCAGTGGCGGATGCTGCAGGCGGCGCGGGCGGGCCGTCCGGTGGACTACGCCCTGGGCGTTCACGCCAAGACCCGATCCACCCACAACACTTACATCACCTTCCCCGTGATCTTCACCATGCTCAGCCAGCACTTCCCGGCGGTGTATGCCGCCCGCCCGCCCTGGCTGGTCCTGCTACTGTTCGTGGTCGCGGGGGCGGGCGCCCGGCACCTGATGCTGGTGGGATGGCGCTCCGGGAGGGCGACGGCGGCGGTGACGGCGGCGGCGCTGGTGGGGGTCGTCTATCTGACGGCGGCTCCGGTCCTGTCACGGCGGGCCGCGCCGCCCCAGCCGGCGGAGGTGCCCGCCCTGGCCGACGTACGCGCGGTCATCGTCCGCCGGTGCGCGGTGTGTCACTCGGACACACCGACCATGCCCGGGGTCGCGGCCCCTCCGGGCCACGTGCGGATGGATACCCCCGGCCAGATCCGTTCCCTGGCGGCCCGGATCCGGGCGCGGGCGGTCGAGCAGCGGACCATGCCTCCCGGCAACATCACCGGGATCACCGACGACGAGCGCGACCTGCTGCGGCGCTGGATCGATGCCGGGGCGCCGCTGCGCTGA
- a CDS encoding SPOR domain-containing protein, which translates to MTTWEQSSSPGPPVAGRSPRRLAALAASSLAVLGLAWGSYRVLLDGARAGAFNPPGRAPVAGVLEASPAVRRALVPPAPRPAASAPARKPAAVSTTARKPAAVARPSYVVSVARFTSRSLAEAHARRVRAKGYLATVVQDGAAFRVVTRPYPSEDAARRAARVLTEIGFSASVLAVRQPLSAPRDENSQTGASS; encoded by the coding sequence GTGACGACCTGGGAGCAGTCCTCGAGCCCCGGGCCGCCCGTCGCCGGCCGCTCCCCCCGCCGGCTGGCCGCGCTGGCCGCCAGCAGCCTGGCCGTTCTGGGCCTGGCCTGGGGGTCGTACCGCGTCCTGCTGGACGGCGCCCGGGCCGGCGCGTTCAACCCTCCGGGGCGGGCTCCTGTGGCCGGAGTGCTGGAGGCCTCCCCCGCGGTCAGGCGCGCGCTGGTGCCCCCCGCGCCGAGGCCAGCGGCCTCCGCTCCCGCGCGGAAGCCGGCGGCGGTCTCCACGACCGCCCGGAAACCGGCGGCGGTTGCCCGGCCGTCCTACGTGGTCAGTGTCGCGCGGTTCACCAGCCGGTCCCTGGCCGAAGCCCACGCCCGTCGCGTGCGGGCCAAGGGGTACCTGGCGACGGTGGTTCAGGACGGGGCGGCCTTCCGGGTGGTCACGCGGCCGTACCCCAGCGAGGATGCCGCGCGGAGGGCCGCGCGGGTGCTGACCGAAATCGGGTTCTCCGCCAGCGTTCTGGCCGTCCGCCAGCCGCTGTCCGCTCCCCGGGACGAGAACAGCCAGACCGGAGCCTCCAGCTGA
- a CDS encoding ABC transporter permease, with amino-acid sequence MNARRVWALTLRQLYLMRRSFARITDLFYWPLLDLFFFGFLSLYLGRQGRVPLLVGLLLGALILWDIFFRVQQAISVSFLTELWTRNLVNLFVTPLTVGEFLVAMMVWGIIKISITVTLMATVAFALYHFNIFTLGLSLVPLVAALILFAWAVGTAITALILRYGQSAESLAWSLAFLFQPFGAVFFPLTVYPEWLRRVLVALPLPHVFEAMREVLAGAPLPASRAGWAFGLDAAYLAVAFGFFGYMFTLARRKGLLLKLQE; translated from the coding sequence ATGAACGCGCGGCGGGTGTGGGCGCTGACCCTGCGGCAGCTGTACCTGATGCGCCGCAGCTTCGCCCGCATCACCGACCTCTTCTACTGGCCTCTGCTGGACCTGTTCTTCTTCGGGTTTCTGTCCTTGTACCTGGGGCGCCAGGGGCGGGTGCCGCTGCTGGTGGGCCTGCTGCTGGGCGCGCTGATCCTGTGGGACATCTTCTTCCGGGTGCAGCAGGCCATCTCGGTGTCGTTTCTCACCGAGCTGTGGACGCGGAACCTGGTGAACCTGTTTGTCACCCCGCTGACGGTGGGCGAGTTCCTGGTGGCCATGATGGTGTGGGGAATCATCAAGATCTCCATCACCGTCACCCTGATGGCGACCGTCGCGTTTGCACTGTACCACTTCAACATCTTCACCCTGGGGCTCAGCCTGGTGCCGCTGGTGGCGGCGCTGATCCTGTTCGCCTGGGCGGTGGGCACCGCCATCACCGCCCTGATCCTGCGCTACGGGCAGAGCGCCGAGAGCCTGGCCTGGAGCCTGGCGTTTCTGTTCCAGCCGTTCGGGGCGGTGTTCTTCCCGCTGACGGTGTACCCGGAGTGGCTGCGGCGGGTGCTGGTGGCGCTGCCGCTGCCCCACGTGTTCGAGGCGATGCGGGAGGTGCTCGCCGGTGCGCCGCTGCCCGCGTCCCGGGCGGGGTGGGCGTTCGGGCTGGACGCGGCGTACCTGGCGGTGGCGTTCGGGTTCTTCGGATACATGTTCACCCTGGCCCGGCGCAAGGGACTGCTGCTCAAGCTGCAGGAATAG
- a CDS encoding ABC transporter ATP-binding protein — translation MSSWAVEVTGLTKVFDGTVAVDNISFRVARGELLGFLGPNGAGKTTTIAMLLGLIEPTAGSVRILGLPMPARREAILGRVNFSSPYVALPYDLTVRENLTVFAHLYGVPEPGGRIRRLAEAFGVAHLLGRRTGALSSGETARVNLVKAFLNDPEVLFLDEPTAALDPEAADAVRALLVRLQRERGMTVFYTSHNMREVERLSTRIIFLHRGRILAEGPAAEVVRRYGKADLEEFFVALARSARGEEEE, via the coding sequence GTGTCCTCCTGGGCCGTTGAGGTCACCGGCCTCACCAAGGTGTTCGACGGAACCGTGGCCGTCGACAACATCTCCTTTCGGGTGGCGCGGGGAGAGCTGCTGGGCTTTCTGGGGCCCAACGGCGCCGGCAAGACCACCACCATCGCCATGCTGCTGGGCCTGATCGAGCCCACCGCCGGCAGCGTGCGGATCCTGGGTCTGCCCATGCCGGCCCGGCGGGAGGCGATCCTCGGCCGGGTGAACTTCTCGTCGCCCTACGTGGCCCTGCCCTACGACCTCACGGTGCGGGAGAACCTCACGGTGTTCGCCCACCTGTACGGCGTCCCCGAACCCGGTGGGAGGATCCGCCGCCTGGCCGAGGCGTTTGGCGTGGCCCACCTGCTGGGCCGGCGCACCGGGGCGCTGTCGTCGGGGGAGACGGCCCGGGTGAACCTGGTGAAGGCGTTCCTCAACGACCCCGAGGTGCTGTTCCTGGACGAGCCCACCGCCGCCCTGGACCCGGAGGCCGCCGACGCGGTGCGGGCGCTGCTGGTGCGCCTGCAGCGGGAGCGGGGGATGACGGTCTTCTATACCTCCCACAACATGCGGGAGGTGGAGCGGCTCAGCACCCGCATCATCTTCCTCCACCGGGGGCGCATCCTGGCCGAGGGACCGGCGGCCGAGGTGGTGCGCCGGTATGGCAAGGCGGACCTGGAGGAGTTCTTCGTGGCCCTGGCCCGCTCGGCCCGGGGGGAAGAGGAGGAATGA
- a CDS encoding ECF transporter S component, whose translation MSTTRLLVLVGMLSAVAFVLMATVQVPVLPSAPYLRYDPSDVIALLVALEAGPAPGMAVVALKDLLYLLFRARSPFGPAANFIAVATFVGVAGWVYGRGGRRTAGWAAAACAAGALARVLVMIPANFAILYLQFGMPPSRVAALLGPVIVPFNVLASGINTVLTVVVWLALRRRGLAVPRPGNP comes from the coding sequence GTGTCCACGACGCGTCTGCTGGTGCTGGTCGGCATGCTGTCGGCGGTGGCGTTCGTGCTCATGGCGACCGTCCAGGTGCCCGTGCTCCCCTCAGCGCCGTACCTGCGGTACGACCCCAGTGATGTGATCGCGCTGCTGGTGGCCCTGGAAGCGGGGCCGGCGCCGGGGATGGCAGTGGTGGCCTTGAAAGATCTGCTGTATCTGCTCTTCCGCGCCCGCTCGCCCTTCGGCCCGGCGGCCAACTTCATCGCCGTGGCCACATTTGTGGGCGTGGCCGGGTGGGTGTACGGTCGCGGTGGCCGCCGCACCGCGGGGTGGGCGGCGGCGGCCTGCGCGGCGGGGGCTCTCGCCCGGGTCCTGGTGATGATCCCCGCCAACTTCGCCATCCTGTACCTGCAGTTCGGCATGCCGCCGTCGCGGGTGGCGGCGCTGCTGGGGCCCGTCATCGTGCCGTTCAACGTCCTGGCGAGTGGCATCAACACCGTCCTGACCGTGGTCGTCTGGCTGGCCCTGCGCCGCCGGGGGCTGGCGGTGCCGCGCCCGGGCAACCCGTGA
- a CDS encoding flavin reductase family protein, which yields MDEAGIDPRAFRTALGRFATGVTVVTASTPAGVHGMTANAFSSVSLNPPLVLVAVSRRARMHGHLLAATHFGVSVLADHQEAHAWHFAGRPQADLATAFVWRRAVPLLDGALAHLVCALEATHPGGDHTLFLGRVEDLWYRDGMPLVFFAGRFCRIVPLRPGLPGEPPVELPEAPADLPERWP from the coding sequence ATGGACGAAGCCGGTATCGACCCCCGCGCATTCCGCACCGCCCTGGGCCGGTTTGCCACCGGGGTGACGGTGGTGACCGCCTCCACGCCGGCCGGCGTTCACGGCATGACGGCCAACGCCTTCAGCTCCGTCTCCCTGAATCCTCCACTGGTCCTGGTGGCGGTGTCGCGGCGCGCCCGCATGCACGGCCACCTGCTCGCGGCCACCCACTTCGGGGTGAGCGTGCTGGCGGACCATCAGGAGGCCCATGCCTGGCACTTCGCCGGCCGCCCGCAGGCGGACCTGGCCACCGCCTTTGTGTGGAGGCGCGCCGTGCCGCTGCTGGACGGCGCGCTGGCCCACCTGGTGTGCGCGCTGGAGGCGACCCACCCCGGGGGTGACCACACCCTGTTTCTGGGTCGGGTGGAAGACCTCTGGTACCGCGACGGGATGCCGCTGGTGTTCTTCGCGGGACGGTTCTGCCGGATCGTCCCGCTGCGCCCAGGTCTGCCGGGAGAGCCGCCGGTCGAGCTCCCCGAGGCCCCCGCCGACCTTCCCGAGCGCTGGCCGTAG
- the serA gene encoding phosphoglycerate dehydrogenase translates to MKVLVADGLAPDGVRRLAERAEVVVREGLAEDQLVRALADVDALIVRSRTRVTARALARAPRLRVVARAGVGTDNIDVDAATRLGILVLNTPESSTISTAEHTMAMMLALARHLPAAHLAASRGDWRREPFTGVELYGKTLGIVGLGKIGSEVARRAAAFGMRVVAADPYVAAERAAQVGAEVLALDEVLARSDVLSLHAPLTPATHHLLGRSQFARMKRGALLVNCARGGLVDEDALLAALEEGVVAGAALDVMEREPPHDSPLLRHPRVILTPHLGASTEEAQRRVAVEVADQVLAALEGRPVRGAVNAPALRDETWQRLRPFVDLARMMGAVACQLAEGQVREVELAYAGDLASHDGAPLRAGFLAGLLEPVLDQPVNLINASVVARERGIALAEVRREDGEDSASALRVRVETSGAAVVIAGTVVGGREPRITCLDGYRMDLAPSPIMLLVWNEDRPGMIGRVGTLLGGADVNIASMHVGRDHPRGRALMVLGLDDPVPPEVAEELGRLPGILKVRVVQLQEHRPLPGADPPPS, encoded by the coding sequence GTGAAGGTCCTGGTGGCCGACGGCCTGGCCCCCGACGGCGTGCGGCGCCTGGCGGAGCGCGCCGAGGTGGTGGTGCGCGAGGGGCTGGCCGAGGACCAGCTGGTCCGCGCGCTGGCCGACGTGGACGCCCTCATCGTCCGCAGCCGCACCCGGGTGACCGCCCGGGCGCTGGCGCGGGCCCCGCGTCTGCGAGTGGTGGCCCGGGCGGGAGTGGGCACCGACAACATCGATGTGGACGCCGCCACGCGCCTGGGCATCCTGGTCCTGAACACCCCCGAAAGCAGCACCATCAGCACCGCCGAGCACACGATGGCCATGATGCTGGCCCTGGCCCGCCACCTGCCCGCCGCCCACCTGGCCGCCTCCCGGGGTGACTGGCGGCGGGAGCCGTTCACCGGCGTCGAGCTGTACGGCAAGACATTGGGCATCGTCGGGCTGGGCAAGATCGGGTCCGAGGTGGCCCGCCGGGCGGCGGCGTTCGGCATGCGGGTGGTGGCCGCGGATCCCTACGTGGCCGCGGAGCGGGCGGCGCAGGTGGGCGCCGAGGTGCTGGCGCTGGACGAGGTGCTGGCCCGCAGCGACGTGCTCAGCCTCCACGCGCCGCTGACCCCCGCCACGCACCACCTGCTGGGCCGCTCCCAGTTCGCCCGCATGAAGCGCGGGGCGCTGCTGGTCAACTGCGCCCGCGGGGGGCTGGTGGACGAGGATGCCCTGCTGGCCGCGCTGGAGGAGGGCGTGGTGGCCGGAGCGGCGCTGGATGTGATGGAACGCGAGCCTCCCCACGACAGCCCTCTGCTGCGCCACCCCCGGGTGATCCTGACGCCCCACCTGGGCGCGTCCACCGAGGAGGCCCAGCGGCGGGTGGCCGTGGAGGTGGCGGACCAGGTGCTGGCCGCCCTGGAGGGTCGGCCCGTCCGGGGGGCGGTGAATGCGCCGGCCCTGCGCGACGAGACCTGGCAGCGCCTGCGGCCGTTCGTGGACCTGGCCCGGATGATGGGCGCCGTCGCCTGCCAGCTGGCCGAGGGGCAGGTGCGGGAGGTGGAGCTGGCCTACGCGGGCGACCTGGCCTCCCACGACGGCGCTCCTCTGCGGGCGGGATTCCTGGCCGGGCTGCTGGAGCCGGTGCTGGACCAGCCGGTCAACCTGATCAACGCGTCGGTGGTGGCCCGCGAGCGCGGCATCGCCCTGGCCGAGGTACGACGGGAGGATGGCGAGGACTCCGCCAGCGCGCTGCGGGTGCGCGTGGAGACATCCGGCGCAGCGGTGGTGATCGCCGGGACCGTGGTGGGCGGGCGCGAGCCCCGGATCACCTGCCTGGACGGCTACCGGATGGACCTGGCGCCGTCGCCGATCATGCTGTTGGTGTGGAACGAGGACCGGCCGGGGATGATCGGCCGGGTGGGCACCCTGCTGGGAGGCGCCGACGTGAACATCGCCTCGATGCACGTGGGCCGCGACCACCCCCGGGGGCGGGCCCTGATGGTGCTGGGGTTGGACGACCCGGTGCCACCGGAGGTGGCCGAGGAACTGGGCCGGCTGCCAGGCATCCTCAAGGTGCGCGTGGTGCAGCTGCAGGAGCACCGCCCGCTGCCTGGCGCCGATCCGCCGCCGAGCTGA